GAACGAAGTTACCTCGGTGCCGGGCGAGATCAACAAGGACGCAAAAGAACTGTTGTTCCACGTCAAGACAACGGGCAATTCGCCGGCCGGCAAACACAAGACGTTGCTCTCGCGTGTAACGATCGTCGCTCAAGGCGAACCGATCACGCACATGATCGGCGGCGGCGAGCTCCGCGTTGACGAACCGTTGCCCCCCAAAGCGAACGAGCCAGCAGTTGCTGCAGCGGCCCCGATGCCGATGCCGGCAGCTGATAAGCCCTCCGAAAAGCGATTGACCCGCTTAGAGCAATTGCGTCTGGATCGTCAAAAGGCCAAAGAAGCCGCAAAGCAACAAGCCACTGGCGCAGCCGAGGCGGCTAAGCCGGCCGAAGCCACCGCAACGGACGCCAAGCCTGCCGGATAACTGATCTGGCACGCCGGCACAGTCCTAATTGTGATTCGAAATCGAAAGCGTTTGCAGGATGCCCCGCAGGAGACCGATCGTGACTGACATCGCCTATCGCACCGTGAACCGATGCTTTCTACACACCTTGATCGTGGGCACGGCATTGTGCATCGCACTTAGTGCAAACTCTGCATCGGCCGATGCGACCGTCGCTAAGATCGAGGTCTTCCCGCCCGACGTCGAGCTTTCCACAGCCCGCGATAGCCAGCGGATGATCGTCGTGGCGACGCGCACCGACGGCGTCACGCTCGACGTAACGGCGCAATCGCAATTCAAGCCGGCAAATCCAGCACTGGTTCGCTTCGATGGCGCGGTGGTGTACCCCGCGGCCGACGGCGAAACAACGCTCGAAGTGGTTTGTGCTGACAAGTCGTTGCAGGTTCCCGTCACGGTCAAGCAGGCCACGGTCGATCGCGCGATCAGCTTTAAGCTCGACGTGATGCCGGTCTTCATGCGATCCGGCTGTAATACGGGGAGTTGTCACGGAGCGGCCCGCGGCAAGGACGGCTTTCGCCTGTCGCTTTTCGGCTTCGATCCCGATGGGGACCATTTTCGGCTGACTCGCGAATTCAGCTATCGGCGTATCAACTTGGCTCTTCCCCAGGAAAGCCTGCTGATCGAAAAGGCTGTCGGCACGGTTCCGCACACGGGCGGCAAGCGATTCGACCTCGACAGCGCCTATGGGCAGACGCTCGTTCGCTGGCTTGATGCCGGCGCGCCGCTTGATGCTGGTGAAGTACCGAAGGTGTTGGCCGTGGAAGTTTACCCCCGACAAGTCGTACTCGAAGGCGAAGGGGCCACGCAGCAGTTCATCGCCCGGGCCAAGTATTCCGACGGTACCGATCGCGACGTCACGAATCTGGCCGTGTTCCTTACGAATAACGACAATTCCGCCCCGATCAATGCCGACGGCCTGGTCACGGCCGCCAAACGTGGCGAAGCGTTCGTCATGGCCCGCTTCGAGACGCACACTGTCGGCAGCCAGGTGCTGGTCCTACCGAAGGATTTGCAATACACCCCGCCGGCCACTCAACCGGCAAATTACATCGACGAGTTGGTCAACGCGAAGCTGCAAAAGCTGCGGATGCTCCCCAGCGAATTGTGCAGTGACGAAGTATTTTTGCGTCGGGCCACGGTCGATATCGCCGGCATACTGCCGACCGAGGCGGAGTACATCGAGTTTCTCGGTGACGGCGATCCGCAAAAGCGAGCCAAACTCGTTGATCGATTACTGCAGCGCAAAGAATTCTCTGAAATCTGGGGCATGAAATGGGCCGAGCTGCTGATGGTCAAAAGCACGATCGACGTCAGCTATAAGTCGATGTTCCTGTATTCGAACTGGCTCACCGAGCGCATCTCGAGCAACATGCCCTTGAACCTGATGGTGCAAGAGTTGCTCGGTGCCAACGGCGGCACATTCACGAACGCCGCTACGAACTATTACCAAATCGAACGCGATACGCTGAAGACGGCCGAGAACGTGGCCCAGGTCTTCATGGGCATTCGCACGCAATGTGCCCAATGCCACAACCATCCGTTCGATCGCTGGACGATGAACGACTACTACAGCTTCGCCGCGTTTTTCTCGCAAATTGGACGAAAGACCGGCGAGGACTACCGCGAGACGATCATCTTCAACACCGGCGGCGGCGAAGTGACGCATCCGGTGGGCGGGCGCGTCATGCCGCCGAAATTCCTGGGCGGCGCCGCGCCAGACACGGCCGGCCAGGATCGCCGCGTTGTTTTGGCCAAGTGGCTGGCCTCGCCCGAAAATCCGTACTTCGCCACCAGCGTCGCCAATCGCGTGTGGGCGCACTTCTTCGGCGTGGGCATTGTCGAGCCGATCGATGATGTTCGCGTCAGCAACCCAGCCAGCAATCCGGAATTGTTCCAGGCGCTCGGGGATCGCTTCACGCAGTACAACTACGACTTCAAGCAACTGGTACGCGATATCTGCAACTCGCAAACCTACCAGCGTTCCAGCCAAAAGAATGCCAGCAACGAGGCGGACGAATTGAATTTCGCCCATGCTCGCATCCGTCGCATTCGCGCAGAAAACTTGCTGGATTGTGTCAGCGAGGTCACCGAAACCAAGGATAAGTTCGGCGGACTTCCGTTGGGAGCGAAAGCCGTACAGATCGCCGACGGCAACGGCTCGACATACTTCCTGACGACCTTTGGCCGCTCGAATCGGGCCACAGTCGGCATCTGCGAAGTAAAAACCGATCCCACGCTGTCACAGTCACTGCATTTGCTTAACGGCGATACGGTCGAAACCAAGGTCCGCGACGGCGGCGCGATCAAGCGCATGCTCGAAGCCGGCCGGACCCCCGAGCAGATCATCGAGACGATTTACGTCCGCGCCCTTTCGCGCAAACCAACCCCTGACGAAACGCAAAAGCTGTTGGCCATCACGGCAGCTGAGCCTGCCCCGCAAAAGGGGCTGGAAGACGTCTTCTGGGCGGTGCTCAACTCGCGGGAATTCTTGTTCAACCATTAAACATCGAGCGTTCTCGATCATGTCGCTGATTTCCAGGCATTCTGCACATTGGTTCATCCTCGCTATCGCGATGGCCGTTGTCCTTTCGCTGACGCCGCACTCCGCTTTCGCCGAAGAGGCCAAGCCGGACGACAAGGCACAGGCCAAGGTCACCTACGAAGAGCATGTGCAAGCGATTTTTCGTCAGCACTGCTTTACGTGCCACGGTCCCGATACGGCCAAGAGCGACCTTCGGCTGGACAATTACGCCGCCATGATGCGCGGCGGGGCCAGCGGCGCCGTGATTGAGCCGGGGGACGCCGATAGCTCTCGATTGTGGAAGCTCGTCGCGCACGAAGAAACGCCCGAGATGCCACCAAAGCAGGACAAACTGCCCGAGGCAACGCTCGCCACGTTGAAGCAATGGATCACGCTGGGCGCACTCGAAAAGGCCGGCTCGACCGCCAAGGTGAAAGCGAAGCCCAAGATCGAAATGAAGGCAACCGCCGGCGCCGGCAAGCCCGAGGGGCCGCCGCCGATGCCCGAGGGCTTGTCCAAGCAGCCGTCGATTTATACCGCCCGCCCGTCAGCCGTGACGGCGCTGGCCTCAAGTCCCTGGGCTCCGCTGATTGCCGTCGCGGGGCAAAAGCAAATCGTGCTGTACAACACGGACACGGCCCAACTACTGGGCGTGCTCCCCTTCCCGGAGGGGATGCCGCAGGTGCTCCGCTTCAGCCGCTCGGGCACGGTGCTCTTGGCCGGAGGCGGCCGCGACGGGCAGTCAGGCCGGGTCGTGCTGTTCGACGTGAAATCGGGCCAACGTATCACCGAGATCGGTGACGAGTTGGACACTGTATTGGCCGCCGACATCAATGACGACCACACGCAAGTCGCCCTCGGCGGTCCGCGCCGGGTGGTAAAGATTTTCAACGTGGCCGACGGCGCCCAGCTGCACGAAATTCGCAAGCATACCGAATGGATCACGGCCATCGAGTACAGCCCAGACGGCGTGCTGCTGACCACGGCCGACCGCAACGGCGGCATGTTCGTGTGGGAGGCCGACACGGCGCGCGAGTATCAAAACCTGAAGGGGCACACGGCCGCGATCAGCGGAGTCAGTTGGCGGATCGACGGCAATATTTTGGCCAGCACCAGCGAGGATGGCACGCTGAAGTTGTGGGAGATGGAGCAAGGACAGCAGGTCAAGAACTGGAACGCGCACCCGGGCGGTAGCCTATCCGTGAACTTTGCCATGGATGGCCGACTGGTCTCGTGCGGCCGCGACAAGACGACCAAGATCTGGGATCAAAACGGCGCTCAGCAGCGCGCGCTAGAGGCCTTTGGCGACATCGCCCTGCGTGCGGTCTTCACTCACGACGGCGGCCGCATTGCGGCCGGAGACTGGACAGGTGAAATTCGCCTGTGGAACGCGGCCGATGGGGCACTGGTGAATCGGCTCGCCAGCAATCCGCCTACACTGGCGATGGCGGCAGACGCCGAGGCGGCTCGGGCCGCGGCCACAAAGGCTGCCGCCGAAAGCGCAAACGCCGAGTTGGCTAACGCACAAAAGGCAGCCGACGAGAAGGTTGCCGCGGCCACGGCGGTGGCAGATCGACTGAAAGCTGTGCAAGCCGAGCTGGAAAAGGTGACGGCCGACAAGGCTGCCGCCGATAAGTCGTTGGCCGAAAAAATGGCCGCCGCCAAAGTGGCAGCTGACGCTGCCGCGGCAGCCGCGAGTGCCGCCGCCAAGGCCGCGGAAGAGAAAGCCGCCTTCGACAAAACGCAGACGGCCCAGGCAAGCGCTTCGAAGTAGCGCAGGCTGGGCCGTTTCTTAAGTCGTCGTCATGAATGGCTTGGGTGCGCACCAGTGGCGTTGGCGTTCCTCAAGCAATTCGCGAGGAAATTACTCGCGTGGACGTACCGCACCGGTCAGACCGGAATAGTCCGGACGATCTTCGGGGTGCCACAACGGCAAGCCCATCGCAATCCGACGTGCGAGTATGTCTAGCTTCTCGGTCGAACCGGCCGGCGCCTCGGTCGGCACGAACTCATTCGTCTCAACCGGGGCGAAGTCCTCGTCGTGGCCGAACTCCATGATCGCTTCGAATACATTCCGCATCGCTCTCAAACCTACCTTCCGACAATCAACGTCAAAGAAAAAGAATATCGCAAACCACAATCGCTGTGAAAAACACTCGGGCGGGATGCCGGACTGGCGTTCGTTAAGTTTCGCGTGGCTTAGCACGCATCAATGAACGAGACCGGCAAATCAAGGCTGGGGGCACCCATGGTAGTCGTCAGTCGCTAGGCCGGCTCTTTTTCGCCGGGGCAACTTCGGAAGTCGTACAACAAACTCCCACGTACCGGGTGCAGGCGTGCAAACAGTACTAAAGCACGTCATTATTCGTGGCCCGTGCGCGCGAGTCAAGCGCGCGAAAAAAAATAATACCAGGCGCATGCGGATAACAGGAAAAGATTAACTGGTTAGGATGCAAACGTATCGAGCGATGTCGATTGATAATCGCAGTTTTTAATCGCAAATTACCGCGAAAACGAGTTCTCCGCGGCTGCGATTCGCGCTGTGGATAGGTTTATTCAATATTGAAGATTGCTTTGAACAGGCTGCTGTCGCCAACTTCTCGATGTGGATGTGGTAAGGCGCAGCACAACGCATTCGCACCGAAAGGATGCAACGATGAACTGGGTACAACGAATGATAAGCTTGCCGCCACAGGGCCGCGGCTTTCATCTCATCACGCGTGCCATTCTCGCCGCGCTGCCTGAGTTGTCCGAGATCGACGTCGGACTGTTACACGTCTTCATCCAGCACACTTCGGCCTCGCTGACAATCAACGAGAATGCCGATCCCGATGTGCCGTCGGACATGGAGCGCGTTTTCGATACGCTCGCCCCGGAGCACTTCCCCTACGAGCATACCGCCGAGGGTCCCGACGATATGCCGGCCCACATCAAGGCGGCTCTCCTGGGCAGTTCGGTCAGCATCCCGGTGGGCACAGGAAAACTTTGCCTGGGGACATGGCAAGGAATTTATTTGTGCGAGCACCGCGATCACGCGACGGCCCGCAACTTAGTGCTGACCCTGCAGGGATCGAGAAGAGAATAATAGTCCCGAGAGCACTCGTTCCTGCAGCCGAAGCGGCTCAGCGAATTCGAATCGAGCGTTAGGCAACCGAGATGGCGCGTGTCTGCGCCAGTTGCACCAGGTCATCCAGCCAGCATTCCAACAGTGCCGACTGGTTGGCGTTGCGGTCGACATGCCCTAGCGTCTCGATCGAACGATCGACGAGCGCCCCCACGTCGACCTGTGCGAACCGGCCGCTGGCCGCAGCACGAGTCACCTCATCGCGGACCTGGTCGTCCGCCAGACGCGCCCCGGACATTGTCCGCAACAACTCGCGATAGAACTCGACGGCAAAACCAATCACCAGCCGCATCCGCGCACGGCGCGCGGATGCTTCCTTGCCGGCTGCGTCAACGAACGTCACCAAGGTCTTGGCGAATGCCACGCTGTCGAACGCTCCCTCACACAGTTGGGCAAACAAAATATCGCGAAATTGCCAAAGTTCAGGGTCCGCCAGCTCAGCCGCCTGTGTCACGCTGCCGCCGCTGTAGCGGGCGAGCTGCTCGGCGGTCGCCTCGTCGTTTGCAATACCGCGCGCTATGAGCTGTTGGGCCACGACCTCGACAGGCAGCGGGCGAAATCTCATCGTTTGAGCGCGCGAACGAATCGTAGGCAACTGCCGATCCAGACTCGTCCCGATCAAAATCAGTACCGAGCGGGCCGGCGGCTCTTCCAATGTCTTTAACAGGCTGTTGGCCCCCTCTTCGTTCAAATGGTCGGCGTCATCGATGATCGCCACGCGACGGCCGCCCATGTACGGCTTCAGCGATATGTCGTGACACAACCCCTGCTGCATTCGCTTCTCTTTGGGGCCAATGAACAGCTCGAGCGGAATGAAGCTCTTGTCCGCGGGCTTGCGCACTTCGAGCAAATCAGGATGCGTGCCAGCCGCGACTTGCAAGCAACTGCCGCACTGCCCGCAAGGATCGAGCATCTCGACCGGGCGGTTTGGACATAACAGTGTGGCCGCCAATCGAAGGGCGAAGCTGCGTTTGCCGACGCCGGCCGGTCCGACAAATAAAAATGTATGTGCAAGGCGCCCGCGCGCGAGCATCGCGCGAAACTTGCCGACCACATCGTCGTGACCGTCGAGGCCTTGCCAGGTCATCGTCTGCCTTAATGCTCGGGAGGATTAACCACGGAGTGACCGAGGCACGTAGAAAATTGGCCGAGGACGACCGCCTCGAAATATACGCACCGCATCTTCACGCAACGCGGTAACGCAATGCCGGGCTGACGTGGGTTTGCACTTCGTCCAGGTTCGTCACGTGTAACTGCCCGTGCTGATACAAGTATTCGACGTGCGCACCCACTTCCTCGAGCGCCAAGA
This genomic interval from Pirellulales bacterium contains the following:
- a CDS encoding DUF1549 domain-containing protein, encoding MTDIAYRTVNRCFLHTLIVGTALCIALSANSASADATVAKIEVFPPDVELSTARDSQRMIVVATRTDGVTLDVTAQSQFKPANPALVRFDGAVVYPAADGETTLEVVCADKSLQVPVTVKQATVDRAISFKLDVMPVFMRSGCNTGSCHGAARGKDGFRLSLFGFDPDGDHFRLTREFSYRRINLALPQESLLIEKAVGTVPHTGGKRFDLDSAYGQTLVRWLDAGAPLDAGEVPKVLAVEVYPRQVVLEGEGATQQFIARAKYSDGTDRDVTNLAVFLTNNDNSAPINADGLVTAAKRGEAFVMARFETHTVGSQVLVLPKDLQYTPPATQPANYIDELVNAKLQKLRMLPSELCSDEVFLRRATVDIAGILPTEAEYIEFLGDGDPQKRAKLVDRLLQRKEFSEIWGMKWAELLMVKSTIDVSYKSMFLYSNWLTERISSNMPLNLMVQELLGANGGTFTNAATNYYQIERDTLKTAENVAQVFMGIRTQCAQCHNHPFDRWTMNDYYSFAAFFSQIGRKTGEDYRETIIFNTGGGEVTHPVGGRVMPPKFLGGAAPDTAGQDRRVVLAKWLASPENPYFATSVANRVWAHFFGVGIVEPIDDVRVSNPASNPELFQALGDRFTQYNYDFKQLVRDICNSQTYQRSSQKNASNEADELNFAHARIRRIRAENLLDCVSEVTETKDKFGGLPLGAKAVQIADGNGSTYFLTTFGRSNRATVGICEVKTDPTLSQSLHLLNGDTVETKVRDGGAIKRMLEAGRTPEQIIETIYVRALSRKPTPDETQKLLAITAAEPAPQKGLEDVFWAVLNSREFLFNH
- a CDS encoding c-type cytochrome domain-containing protein, with the translated sequence MSLISRHSAHWFILAIAMAVVLSLTPHSAFAEEAKPDDKAQAKVTYEEHVQAIFRQHCFTCHGPDTAKSDLRLDNYAAMMRGGASGAVIEPGDADSSRLWKLVAHEETPEMPPKQDKLPEATLATLKQWITLGALEKAGSTAKVKAKPKIEMKATAGAGKPEGPPPMPEGLSKQPSIYTARPSAVTALASSPWAPLIAVAGQKQIVLYNTDTAQLLGVLPFPEGMPQVLRFSRSGTVLLAGGGRDGQSGRVVLFDVKSGQRITEIGDELDTVLAADINDDHTQVALGGPRRVVKIFNVADGAQLHEIRKHTEWITAIEYSPDGVLLTTADRNGGMFVWEADTAREYQNLKGHTAAISGVSWRIDGNILASTSEDGTLKLWEMEQGQQVKNWNAHPGGSLSVNFAMDGRLVSCGRDKTTKIWDQNGAQQRALEAFGDIALRAVFTHDGGRIAAGDWTGEIRLWNAADGALVNRLASNPPTLAMAADAEAARAAATKAAAESANAELANAQKAADEKVAAATAVADRLKAVQAELEKVTADKAAADKSLAEKMAAAKVAADAAAAAASAAAKAAEEKAAFDKTQTAQASASK
- a CDS encoding secondary thiamine-phosphate synthase enzyme YjbQ, whose amino-acid sequence is MNWVQRMISLPPQGRGFHLITRAILAALPELSEIDVGLLHVFIQHTSASLTINENADPDVPSDMERVFDTLAPEHFPYEHTAEGPDDMPAHIKAALLGSSVSIPVGTGKLCLGTWQGIYLCEHRDHATARNLVLTLQGSRRE
- a CDS encoding DNA polymerase III subunit; its protein translation is MTWQGLDGHDDVVGKFRAMLARGRLAHTFLFVGPAGVGKRSFALRLAATLLCPNRPVEMLDPCGQCGSCLQVAAGTHPDLLEVRKPADKSFIPLELFIGPKEKRMQQGLCHDISLKPYMGGRRVAIIDDADHLNEEGANSLLKTLEEPPARSVLILIGTSLDRQLPTIRSRAQTMRFRPLPVEVVAQQLIARGIANDEATAEQLARYSGGSVTQAAELADPELWQFRDILFAQLCEGAFDSVAFAKTLVTFVDAAGKEASARRARMRLVIGFAVEFYRELLRTMSGARLADDQVRDEVTRAAASGRFAQVDVGALVDRSIETLGHVDRNANQSALLECWLDDLVQLAQTRAISVA